Proteins from a genomic interval of Bradyrhizobium sp. G127:
- a CDS encoding ABC transporter ATP-binding protein codes for MLLNIKNLTKRFGGLTAVSNVTLGIERGEIIGIFGPNGSGKTTTLSLIAGILKPTSGEIIWKGENINALTPFQVAQQGLVKTFQNPQLFPELTVAEHMRIACHLHVKRALGAGRLRTLFGKGATADLEKTLSKKIDQMLELCRLYKHRNDEAGSLSYGGEKMLGVAMGMVCDPELLLLDEPASGLGHDEITNLDAVLRDLKTHGVTLCIIDHKVGFLGRLADRSIALHHGAVIASGTTADVLANDAVVTAYLGKKHA; via the coding sequence ATGCTGCTTAATATCAAGAACCTCACAAAGCGCTTTGGCGGCCTGACCGCCGTTTCCAATGTCACGTTAGGTATCGAACGCGGCGAGATCATCGGCATCTTCGGACCGAACGGTTCGGGCAAGACGACGACGCTCAGTCTCATTGCCGGCATCCTGAAGCCGACAAGCGGCGAGATCATCTGGAAGGGTGAGAACATCAATGCGCTTACGCCGTTCCAGGTCGCACAGCAGGGATTGGTCAAGACCTTCCAGAACCCGCAGCTCTTTCCGGAACTGACCGTCGCGGAGCACATGCGCATCGCATGTCATCTTCACGTCAAGCGCGCGCTTGGCGCGGGACGCCTGCGAACGCTGTTTGGTAAGGGTGCGACGGCAGATCTTGAAAAGACACTAAGCAAAAAGATCGATCAGATGCTCGAGTTGTGCCGACTCTATAAACATCGCAACGACGAGGCAGGCTCGCTGTCCTACGGCGGCGAGAAGATGCTCGGCGTGGCTATGGGGATGGTTTGCGATCCGGAGCTGCTGCTGCTGGACGAGCCGGCTTCGGGGCTCGGCCACGACGAGATCACCAATCTCGACGCCGTGCTTCGCGATCTGAAAACCCATGGCGTGACGCTCTGCATCATCGATCACAAGGTGGGCTTTCTCGGACGTCTGGCCGACCGATCTATCGCCCTGCATCACGGGGCCGTTATCGCTTCCGGAACGACCGCCGACGTTCTCGCCAACGACGCCGTCGTGACCGCCTATCTGGGCAAGAAACATGCTTGA
- a CDS encoding acyl-CoA dehydrogenase family protein — translation MLLDLNEDETMLRNGLQQFAEGSLRPKIKAFADEHKFPIELMKEFLALGFMGTAYDPNFGGGGLGTRGAAIVAEQLARIEPGFAAIYLCNSAPMTTIARYGSDKIKKEWLEPLCRGDMVASFGVTEPSGGSDVASVKMRAVEDGDSFVLSGSKVFSTNAGTPLHGVTTFVAVTDPDLGPRGLSTFVVPVGTPGFTVGKPGRKIGWRIADSVELFLDECRIPKANIIGNRGDGLKQILTTLSIGRILVAATALGLARKAVDLAKSYGNNRKVGGVPVFNHQGLTFPLADALTNIHAAELMIRNASCLADADRPFRLETSMTKLFATEMAGEAADIALQVHGGYGAFEEYDVSSLPGEARVLRILEGTSEIQRLVIARELSA, via the coding sequence ATGCTACTCGATCTGAACGAAGACGAAACCATGCTGCGCAACGGTTTGCAGCAGTTTGCGGAAGGTTCGTTGCGCCCCAAGATCAAGGCGTTTGCCGATGAACACAAATTCCCGATCGAGCTGATGAAGGAATTTCTCGCGCTCGGTTTCATGGGCACGGCTTACGACCCCAATTTCGGTGGGGGCGGCCTTGGTACCCGTGGCGCTGCAATCGTTGCCGAGCAGCTCGCTCGGATCGAACCGGGTTTTGCTGCGATCTATCTTTGCAACAGCGCGCCAATGACGACCATTGCCCGTTACGGTTCGGATAAGATCAAGAAGGAGTGGCTTGAGCCGCTGTGCCGGGGCGACATGGTCGCATCGTTCGGCGTCACGGAGCCGAGCGGCGGCTCCGACGTCGCCAGCGTCAAGATGCGCGCAGTGGAGGACGGCGATTCGTTCGTGCTCTCCGGCTCGAAGGTGTTCTCAACCAACGCCGGCACGCCGCTGCACGGCGTCACCACCTTCGTCGCGGTAACAGACCCAGATCTCGGCCCACGTGGCCTTTCGACCTTCGTGGTGCCAGTCGGTACACCCGGCTTCACGGTCGGCAAACCCGGTCGCAAGATCGGCTGGCGCATCGCGGATTCCGTTGAACTGTTCCTCGATGAATGCCGCATTCCCAAGGCCAATATCATTGGCAATCGCGGCGACGGCCTGAAGCAGATTCTCACCACGCTGAGCATCGGACGTATTCTTGTTGCCGCGACTGCGCTGGGTCTTGCCCGCAAGGCAGTCGATCTCGCGAAGTCCTATGGCAACAATCGCAAGGTCGGCGGCGTTCCGGTGTTCAACCATCAGGGCCTGACATTTCCGCTTGCGGATGCGCTGACAAATATTCATGCCGCTGAACTCATGATCCGAAACGCGTCATGTCTCGCAGACGCGGACCGGCCGTTCCGCCTCGAAACCTCAATGACAAAACTGTTTGCCACTGAGATGGCCGGCGAGGCCGCCGACATCGCCCTTCAAGTCCATGGCGGATACGGCGCGTTCGAGGAATACGATGTATCGAGCCTGCCGGGCGAGGCGCGGGTGCTCCGGATTCTGGAAGGAACCAGCGAGATCCAGCGTCTGGTGATTGCCCGCGAATTGTCCGCCTAG
- a CDS encoding enoyl-CoA hydratase/isomerase family protein → MSIEEKVVGIEMRGGVAMVTLLRSARRNAMDQALVDGVKDALLKLDRDKDVGAIVLVGAAPGFSAGSDLKFIGNLDLEAMGRFEQECGDLGRLMGFLETPIVAAVEMFAVGGGFTLATSCDIVVAGRGSQWSLPEVPHGWLTPWGIKSLVSRVGLVKARQLCFCLEVLDGEAARAIGVVDYCCDDGKALETALSIAQKIANLPRPAVRATKRFFSNYMMEDAEAMDFEANRLFLDNCRETAAQQTLAKYRR, encoded by the coding sequence ATGAGTATTGAAGAGAAAGTCGTTGGTATCGAGATGCGTGGTGGGGTGGCGATGGTGACGCTGCTGCGTTCCGCTCGCCGCAATGCCATGGACCAGGCGCTGGTCGATGGCGTGAAGGACGCGCTTCTTAAACTTGACCGCGACAAGGATGTTGGTGCGATCGTCTTGGTTGGCGCGGCGCCGGGGTTCTCCGCTGGCAGCGATCTCAAGTTCATCGGTAATCTTGATCTTGAGGCCATGGGCCGCTTCGAGCAGGAGTGCGGCGATCTCGGGCGGTTGATGGGTTTCCTCGAAACGCCCATCGTCGCTGCCGTCGAGATGTTCGCAGTTGGAGGCGGTTTCACCCTGGCAACGAGTTGCGACATCGTGGTCGCAGGACGCGGATCGCAGTGGAGCTTGCCCGAGGTGCCGCATGGCTGGCTGACCCCTTGGGGCATCAAGTCGCTGGTGTCACGTGTCGGCTTGGTCAAGGCGCGGCAACTTTGTTTTTGCCTCGAGGTGCTCGACGGCGAAGCCGCGCGCGCGATCGGCGTGGTTGATTATTGTTGCGACGATGGCAAGGCACTTGAGACGGCTCTGAGCATCGCCCAGAAAATCGCGAACCTGCCGCGGCCCGCAGTGCGTGCGACCAAGCGCTTCTTTTCCAATTACATGATGGAAGATGCCGAGGCGATGGACTTCGAGGCGAACCGCCTCTTTCTCGACAATTGCCGCGAGACAGCCGCGCAGCAAACTCTCGCCAAGTACCGGCGCTGA
- a CDS encoding ABC transporter ATP-binding protein produces the protein MLDLKNLNVSYGKQKVLRDVSLSLQEREVVALIGSNAAGKSTTLRTIAGLKKADSGTIGFDSKDISALPTVERVQSGLVLVPEGRQIFPRLTVHENLLMGAYHRADRNDLGGDLERIFTMFPRLRERRIQRAGSMSGGEQQMLAIGRGLMSRPKVMLLDEPTLGLAPIIIEELGAIVRNLAREGLAILLAEQNAMMALGCADRAYILQSGSIVMNGDARQLSETPEVKQMYLGT, from the coding sequence ATGCTTGATCTGAAAAATCTTAACGTCAGCTACGGCAAGCAAAAGGTTCTGCGTGATGTGAGCCTCTCGCTTCAGGAGCGGGAAGTCGTCGCTCTCATCGGTTCGAACGCAGCCGGAAAATCCACGACGCTGAGGACGATTGCGGGTCTCAAAAAGGCCGACTCCGGAACGATCGGCTTTGACAGTAAGGACATTTCAGCGCTGCCCACCGTGGAGCGCGTCCAATCGGGGCTGGTTCTGGTGCCGGAAGGACGCCAGATCTTTCCGCGTCTCACCGTCCACGAGAACCTGCTGATGGGCGCCTATCACCGTGCCGACCGCAACGATCTCGGTGGTGATCTCGAACGCATCTTCACAATGTTTCCTCGACTCCGGGAACGTCGCATTCAGCGCGCGGGCTCAATGTCGGGCGGTGAGCAGCAGATGCTGGCCATCGGCCGCGGCCTGATGTCACGCCCCAAGGTTATGCTGCTCGACGAGCCGACGCTCGGCCTTGCGCCGATCATCATTGAGGAGCTTGGAGCGATCGTCAGGAATCTCGCGCGGGAGGGTCTGGCGATTCTTCTGGCCGAGCAGAACGCCATGATGGCGCTGGGTTGCGCCGACCGCGCCTATATCCTGCAATCGGGCAGCATCGTCATGAATGGCGACGCCAGGCAGCTCTCGGAGACTCCCGAGGTCAAGCAAATGTATCTCGGCACATGA
- a CDS encoding GntR family transcriptional regulator, producing MSVSELPSELSMTDRAYAELEEMIVTLRLEPGTVLSEAVLAKLLKIGRTPIREALQRLSRDGLVNILPRRGILVSEINLHSQLRLLEVRRELERLMARAAAERANDAERKKFAVIAESMRRASLESDAMAFMRLDQEFNALISATARNEFASRSMGLMHGLSRRFWYQHYRETADLPLAARLHAEVAEAIAERDPDRAGAASDRLVGYIESFARSTL from the coding sequence ATGTCTGTGTCCGAGCTGCCTTCCGAACTGTCGATGACGGACCGGGCCTACGCTGAACTCGAAGAGATGATCGTCACGCTGCGGCTTGAGCCGGGCACAGTGCTCTCGGAGGCAGTGTTGGCTAAACTCTTGAAGATCGGGCGCACGCCGATCCGGGAGGCGCTTCAGCGGCTGTCGCGCGATGGCCTTGTGAATATCCTGCCCCGGCGCGGCATTCTGGTATCCGAGATCAATCTGCACAGTCAGTTGCGGCTGCTTGAAGTGCGGCGGGAACTTGAGCGCCTGATGGCTCGCGCTGCGGCGGAGCGTGCCAACGACGCCGAGCGCAAAAAATTCGCCGTTATCGCCGAGAGCATGAGACGCGCGTCGCTTGAATCCGATGCGATGGCGTTCATGCGGCTCGATCAGGAGTTCAACGCGCTGATTTCCGCGACGGCGCGCAACGAGTTCGCCAGCCGTTCCATGGGCCTGATGCACGGTCTGTCGCGCAGATTCTGGTATCAGCACTATCGAGAGACTGCCGATCTGCCGCTCGCCGCGCGGCTGCATGCGGAAGTCGCCGAAGCCATCGCGGAGCGCGATCCAGATCGCGCGGGTGCTGCTTCCGACCGGCTGGTCGGCTATATCGAAAGTTTCGCGCGATCCACGCTTTGA
- a CDS encoding ABC transporter substrate-binding protein: MFEIKKTCVAAIAMAAVSFSPMAVAQETVKLGQIEALTGATATYGWMSAQGTKVAVEEINAKGGFKVGDKTYKIQLLQMDTRGEPREATVQFRKMMEENVQFVFGPFLTNVFNAIEPIANQNNGKFLLFAGATSAHHALGKPDHDYLLRTWNWDAGQSGFGKLMVDYLKKLNTKKVAMLFQNDAFGKTAVDIYTGLFKDAGIELQVELFEPGTKDFSAALAKLASGKPDILFPGYSDAVLYDIVRQSTESGFGNRFFLVRGSIGPALKNKDTIADYIAYVPKYFEEAEKTEPKTKAFVESYKKIHKRDFPYDQAPLCSSSCYDHVYMLVEAMQKAGTVSDVAKIRKVLSEMTYDGLWKIKYDQTGEAVFGFDVVHVRKGGTIEVVKFDPTK, from the coding sequence ATGTTCGAAATAAAGAAAACTTGCGTCGCCGCCATTGCAATGGCGGCCGTGTCGTTCAGCCCAATGGCTGTCGCCCAGGAAACGGTAAAGCTGGGGCAGATCGAGGCCCTGACCGGCGCGACTGCGACATACGGATGGATGTCCGCGCAGGGCACCAAGGTCGCTGTTGAAGAGATCAACGCCAAGGGCGGCTTCAAGGTCGGCGACAAGACCTACAAGATTCAGTTGCTGCAGATGGATACGCGCGGCGAGCCGCGCGAGGCGACCGTGCAATTCCGCAAGATGATGGAAGAGAACGTTCAGTTCGTCTTCGGACCGTTCCTGACCAACGTGTTCAATGCGATCGAGCCGATTGCCAACCAGAACAACGGCAAGTTCTTGCTGTTTGCCGGCGCAACGTCCGCGCACCACGCATTGGGCAAGCCGGATCACGACTATCTGCTGCGCACCTGGAATTGGGATGCTGGGCAGTCGGGCTTCGGCAAGCTGATGGTCGACTACCTGAAAAAGCTGAATACCAAAAAGGTGGCGATGCTTTTCCAGAACGATGCCTTCGGCAAGACTGCCGTCGACATCTATACCGGCTTGTTCAAGGATGCCGGCATTGAGCTGCAGGTCGAACTCTTCGAGCCGGGCACCAAGGACTTCAGCGCAGCGCTCGCCAAGCTCGCGTCTGGCAAGCCGGACATTCTCTTTCCGGGCTACTCGGATGCGGTGCTGTACGACATCGTGCGCCAGTCCACGGAATCGGGCTTCGGCAACCGCTTCTTCCTGGTGCGTGGCTCGATCGGCCCGGCGCTCAAGAACAAGGACACGATTGCCGACTACATCGCCTACGTTCCGAAGTACTTCGAGGAAGCCGAGAAGACCGAGCCGAAGACCAAGGCTTTCGTCGAGAGCTACAAGAAGATTCACAAGCGTGACTTCCCGTACGATCAGGCACCGCTTTGCTCGTCCTCCTGCTATGACCACGTCTACATGCTTGTCGAAGCCATGCAGAAAGCGGGTACGGTCAGCGACGTCGCCAAGATCCGCAAGGTGCTGTCGGAAATGACCTACGACGGCTTGTGGAAGATCAAGTACGACCAGACCGGCGAAGCAGTCTTCGGATTTGACGTCGTGCATGTCCGCAAGGGTGGCACGATCGAGGTCGTCAAGTTCGACCCGACCAAATAG
- a CDS encoding CoA-transferase — translation MSKIVDAAAAVASIPDGSSVGCVGVIGWVTPDTLLKALGDRFREEAAPRNLTFYFPVGTGDAQGIKGMDHVAQEGLMKRIVGGSYINPVDPVTGKRPELMRLIRENKIEAYSWPIGATMHWLREVARRSPGYMTRVGLDTYIDPKHGGGRFTERARDDLVKRIEFDGSPYLFYPAWKLDTVFICASSSDEYGNLSFENDALVSSNIALALAAKGSGGRVIAQVRRQVAHAERPASDVRIPGMYVDAVVVDPNMMMTTDVKFDAAFFGGSRKPLSQLPPIPMSADKVVAMRAAQEVRKRELSIFGFGAAADVPLVMAEQGKFANGGLQDYWFTTEHGSYGGIVMSGWQFSANLNPDAILDGVYQFDAIDGGLCQFAALAFAQFDEKGTVNVSKFGVANPGAGGFIDIAENARRLVFTGTFTTGGLEVDFDGGKLRIVKEGKVRKFVPSVEHITYSVASGVARGQSAQVITERAVFDVTPKGLILTEVAPGIDVRRDVLEQMEFAPLKMADQLKEMDAAFFASSLHDRKAG, via the coding sequence ATGAGCAAGATTGTTGATGCTGCCGCGGCGGTGGCATCCATTCCGGATGGTTCGTCGGTCGGTTGTGTCGGTGTGATCGGATGGGTGACACCCGATACGTTGCTCAAGGCACTGGGCGATCGCTTCCGCGAGGAAGCGGCGCCGCGGAATCTGACGTTCTATTTTCCGGTAGGCACCGGTGATGCCCAAGGGATCAAGGGCATGGATCACGTCGCCCAAGAAGGGCTGATGAAGCGCATCGTCGGCGGTTCCTACATCAATCCGGTCGATCCCGTGACCGGCAAGCGGCCCGAGCTGATGCGTCTGATCCGCGAAAACAAGATCGAAGCTTATTCGTGGCCAATCGGAGCCACCATGCACTGGCTGCGCGAGGTGGCCCGCCGAAGTCCGGGTTATATGACCCGCGTTGGCCTCGACACGTACATCGATCCAAAGCACGGCGGCGGTCGCTTCACCGAGCGCGCAAGGGACGATCTCGTCAAGCGCATCGAGTTCGACGGCAGTCCCTATCTGTTTTATCCGGCCTGGAAGCTTGACACCGTCTTTATCTGCGCATCGTCTTCGGATGAATATGGTAATCTCTCATTCGAGAATGACGCGCTTGTCTCTTCGAATATTGCGCTGGCGCTGGCCGCAAAAGGAAGCGGAGGGCGCGTGATTGCGCAGGTCCGCCGTCAGGTTGCGCACGCCGAGAGGCCCGCCTCCGATGTCCGGATTCCCGGCATGTACGTGGATGCGGTGGTCGTCGACCCGAACATGATGATGACTACGGATGTAAAGTTCGACGCCGCCTTTTTCGGTGGTTCGCGCAAGCCGCTGTCACAGCTTCCGCCTATCCCGATGTCAGCGGACAAGGTCGTCGCGATGCGCGCGGCTCAGGAAGTTCGCAAGCGCGAACTTTCGATCTTCGGTTTTGGCGCGGCTGCGGACGTTCCCCTCGTCATGGCCGAACAGGGGAAGTTCGCCAACGGGGGACTGCAAGACTACTGGTTCACGACCGAGCACGGTTCATACGGCGGTATCGTCATGTCCGGCTGGCAGTTTTCGGCGAATCTCAATCCGGATGCCATCCTCGATGGCGTCTATCAATTCGACGCGATCGACGGCGGTCTTTGTCAGTTCGCAGCGCTGGCCTTCGCTCAGTTCGATGAGAAGGGCACGGTCAATGTCTCGAAGTTCGGTGTGGCGAATCCCGGAGCAGGGGGGTTCATCGATATTGCCGAGAACGCGAGGCGGCTCGTGTTCACAGGAACTTTTACGACGGGCGGGCTCGAAGTCGATTTCGACGGCGGCAAGCTGCGCATCGTGAAGGAAGGCAAGGTGCGCAAGTTCGTCCCCAGCGTCGAGCACATTACATACTCGGTCGCATCAGGCGTCGCGCGCGGTCAGAGCGCGCAGGTCATCACCGAGCGCGCTGTGTTCGATGTCACGCCAAAGGGGTTGATTCTTACCGAGGTTGCGCCCGGTATCGACGTGCGTCGCGACGTGCTCGAGCAGATGGAATTTGCGCCGCTGAAGATGGCCGATCAGCTCAAGGAGATGGACGCGGCATTCTTCGCGTCATCCTTGCACGATCGGAAGGCGGGTTGA
- a CDS encoding branched-chain amino acid ABC transporter permease, which yields MRFAILGGLLVALVAPWFVKSDSTLAIAIYGFMAASLAVSFNLIFGFTGQLSMFHAASFGVSAYVVTILVTSFGWNFWLAIPCALALVMALSILVGTICFRFKLKEFYFAVVTMAFSEVLRLITLNWNSVTNGSLGITVVEKPSLWTPWGSLTFSSGFSWYYVTLALLVVIYIICQRVLGSWIGQCLAAIRLNDQLGETLGIDVFKYKLLSFAIGSALAGLVGAFYGFYAGFVEPHYLSITLGLDIVAMVLLGGINSLIGPVIGALLLTALPHMIELSAELRIALYGAILIFVILVMPKGIMGLLSSRKNAA from the coding sequence ATGAGATTTGCTATCCTAGGCGGTCTGCTCGTTGCGCTGGTGGCGCCATGGTTCGTCAAAAGCGATTCCACGCTGGCGATCGCCATTTATGGCTTCATGGCGGCGTCGCTTGCCGTCAGCTTCAATCTGATCTTCGGCTTCACTGGCCAGTTGTCGATGTTCCATGCCGCTTCGTTTGGCGTATCGGCCTACGTGGTGACGATCCTTGTTACGAGCTTCGGCTGGAATTTCTGGCTTGCCATTCCCTGCGCTCTCGCACTGGTAATGGCACTGTCCATTCTCGTCGGCACGATCTGCTTCCGCTTCAAGCTGAAAGAGTTCTACTTCGCCGTCGTCACCATGGCGTTTTCGGAAGTGCTGCGGCTGATCACGCTCAACTGGAACAGTGTCACCAACGGCTCGCTCGGCATTACGGTGGTCGAGAAGCCGTCGCTGTGGACACCATGGGGTTCGCTCACATTCTCGAGCGGGTTTTCCTGGTACTACGTGACGCTGGCTCTGCTGGTTGTCATCTACATTATCTGCCAGCGCGTGCTCGGCTCGTGGATCGGCCAATGCCTTGCCGCCATCCGCCTGAACGACCAATTGGGTGAAACGCTCGGTATCGATGTCTTCAAGTACAAGCTGCTCAGCTTTGCCATCGGCAGTGCGCTCGCCGGTCTCGTCGGCGCGTTCTACGGCTTCTACGCCGGGTTCGTCGAGCCGCACTACCTGTCGATCACGCTCGGCCTCGATATCGTGGCGATGGTCCTGCTTGGCGGCATCAACTCGCTGATCGGCCCTGTGATCGGCGCGCTTTTGCTGACCGCGCTGCCTCACATGATCGAGCTTAGCGCCGAACTTCGCATCGCGCTTTACGGCGCCATCCTCATCTTCGTGATCCTGGTCATGCCGAAGGGCATCATGGGTCTTTTGTCGAGCAGAAAAAATGCTGCTTAA
- a CDS encoding GntR family transcriptional regulator gives MARKTGIAPPTESQADMAHRRLEEMIVTLQLPPGSHWSEEGLADQIGIGRTPVREAVKRLQGDYLVSILPRHGLMITEINVHEQLLVIEFRRELEAFISRRAALRISASEKELLTVAAREIDNAGAKGNLQKYLREVFNANHLIATASGNPFAAKSISPLHAMSRRFYYRYERDLQNLGAMGSLHAERARAVVQQDEKLAVEKANALMDQIESYTRRIFNLSVGAL, from the coding sequence ATGGCTAGGAAAACCGGAATTGCGCCCCCGACCGAGTCCCAGGCCGACATGGCCCACCGCCGGCTGGAGGAAATGATTGTCACGTTGCAGCTCCCTCCAGGCAGCCACTGGTCCGAAGAGGGTCTGGCCGATCAGATCGGCATTGGACGAACGCCGGTCCGCGAGGCGGTGAAACGTCTCCAGGGGGATTACCTCGTCAGTATCTTGCCGCGGCATGGTTTGATGATCACGGAAATCAACGTTCATGAGCAGTTGCTCGTGATCGAATTCCGGCGCGAACTCGAAGCCTTCATTTCAAGGCGTGCCGCGCTCCGCATTTCCGCATCCGAGAAAGAATTGCTGACCGTGGCTGCGCGGGAGATCGACAACGCCGGCGCCAAGGGCAATCTGCAAAAGTATCTGCGCGAGGTCTTCAACGCGAACCACCTGATCGCGACGGCGTCGGGAAATCCCTTCGCGGCCAAATCGATTTCTCCGCTCCATGCCATGTCCCGGCGGTTCTACTACCGCTATGAGAGAGATCTCCAGAATCTCGGCGCGATGGGCTCGCTTCACGCCGAGCGCGCACGGGCCGTCGTTCAGCAGGATGAAAAACTGGCCGTCGAGAAAGCCAACGCGCTCATGGATCAGATCGAAAGCTATACCCGTCGAATATTCAATCTCAGCGTCGGCGCGTTGTAG
- a CDS encoding branched-chain amino acid ABC transporter permease, with protein MTQLILGQLLNGIIVGSLYGIIALGVTLTFGLTGIVNFALGAFMMLGAYSTWYLYDVNHLPYPVAVIGAVLIVSIIGYLSDLMLFRFTRGNLVNGLLVSIGLISVFEALILAAFTTTPKDLTYVLPGAFQVAGMFLPKIKVVVCLVFLAIIFGTYLALTRTWLGRAAFAYAQNPEAAALMGIRTERLQTIVVVYSTALAGLGGGLYASMYSLEPTIGAAYILKAVEAAILAGVGSVIGALGGGIILGVSENIGSVFFPSAFRDAYGLVFLIAILLVRPSGLFGDKS; from the coding sequence ATGACACAGCTCATTCTCGGTCAGCTGCTCAACGGCATTATTGTCGGTTCGCTCTACGGCATCATTGCGCTTGGTGTGACGCTGACGTTCGGGCTCACCGGCATCGTGAATTTTGCGCTCGGAGCGTTTATGATGCTCGGCGCCTACAGCACGTGGTATCTCTACGATGTGAATCACCTTCCTTATCCGGTGGCGGTGATCGGCGCCGTTCTCATTGTCAGCATCATCGGCTATCTGTCCGACCTGATGCTGTTCCGCTTCACGCGCGGCAATCTCGTGAACGGTCTTCTGGTTTCGATCGGGCTAATCTCGGTATTCGAGGCGCTTATCCTTGCGGCGTTTACGACGACGCCGAAAGATCTGACCTATGTTCTGCCGGGCGCGTTTCAGGTTGCGGGCATGTTCCTGCCGAAAATCAAGGTCGTCGTCTGCCTTGTCTTCCTCGCGATCATCTTCGGCACTTATCTGGCGCTGACGCGGACATGGCTCGGCCGCGCCGCGTTTGCCTATGCGCAGAATCCGGAAGCCGCGGCGCTGATGGGAATTCGCACTGAGCGCCTCCAAACCATCGTCGTTGTCTACTCCACCGCGCTCGCCGGGCTCGGAGGCGGACTTTATGCAAGCATGTACTCGCTCGAGCCGACCATCGGCGCAGCCTACATTTTGAAGGCGGTTGAGGCCGCGATCCTTGCCGGTGTCGGCAGCGTGATCGGCGCGCTCGGCGGCGGCATTATTCTGGGCGTGAGTGAAAACATCGGGTCGGTGTTCTTTCCGTCTGCCTTCCGCGATGCGTATGGGCTCGTTTTCCTCATCGCCATCCTTCTTGTTCGCCCGAGCGGGCTGTTCGGAGATAAGTCATGA
- a CDS encoding enoyl-CoA hydratase/isomerase family protein, translating to MIKSQLQGAVAVVTIDRPQRRNALGSDLMAQLGAALAEAEHNKDVRSIVLTGAPPAFCAGSDLKELAGLSIAEMCHHEAVTAAFARAIGYRAKPVIAAVEGYALGGGFILAASCDIVVSASNARWHLPEAPNGWLPPWGLTALIARVGPVRARRLTWGAKPIDAVEAERIGLVDDLAEPGAALSHAMDVANHLTTVPPEAIASTKRFFEPFIMADAERLDEVASREFALNCESPSSKKTFERFTVKS from the coding sequence ATGATAAAGTCCCAGTTACAGGGAGCGGTTGCGGTCGTGACCATCGACCGGCCGCAGCGCCGCAACGCGTTGGGTTCGGATCTGATGGCGCAACTGGGCGCGGCGCTGGCTGAAGCCGAGCACAACAAGGATGTGCGATCGATCGTGTTAACGGGTGCGCCCCCGGCATTCTGTGCGGGCAGCGACCTGAAGGAACTGGCGGGTCTGTCGATCGCCGAAATGTGTCACCACGAAGCGGTGACGGCAGCTTTTGCGCGTGCGATCGGGTACCGAGCCAAGCCGGTGATCGCTGCGGTGGAAGGCTACGCCCTCGGTGGCGGATTTATTCTTGCAGCGTCGTGCGACATTGTCGTGAGCGCATCCAACGCGCGCTGGCATTTACCGGAAGCGCCGAACGGCTGGTTGCCACCGTGGGGGCTGACGGCGCTGATCGCGCGGGTCGGGCCGGTGCGGGCGCGGCGGCTGACATGGGGCGCGAAACCCATCGATGCGGTCGAGGCGGAGCGCATTGGCCTCGTCGATGATCTGGCGGAGCCTGGCGCAGCGTTGTCCCATGCAATGGATGTTGCGAACCACCTCACGACAGTTCCGCCGGAAGCTATTGCATCCACCAAGCGATTCTTTGAACCCTTCATCATGGCTGACGCGGAGCGCCTAGATGAAGTGGCATCGCGCGAATTCGCGCTGAACTGCGAGTCGCCAAGTTCCAAGAAAACCTTCGAGCGTTTCACGGTGAAGTCATGA